A window from Brachyhypopomus gauderio isolate BG-103 unplaced genomic scaffold, BGAUD_0.2 sc95, whole genome shotgun sequence encodes these proteins:
- the tmem182b gene encoding transmembrane protein 182 gives MRTAILQFLAGFCGAVGCVLLLLSLGTDYWLLASESCDSQITGKLTRVTTEDGLQEESGVPAAKLLSYHEGIFWRCTYRKDTRREKESVLNFWITNQASEKTCMQSYLSHVPPSGQADNILAPDSTTVHRAFWCILAMLGLTAVVIGVFITICGIPTGNRRIYEAGGAFFITGGVVQLVLVVLFAVWVQGSSSLERYVQQRRLSACANLHLVVYYGPSFMLGPAASFFCVLCGLLLVCVHRRRGAEVSCAHSEPPSTHDQWATSTL, from the exons GGCTGTGTTCTGCTTCTGCTGTCTCTCGGCACAGACTACTGGCTGCTGGCTTCCGAGAGCTGTGATTCGCAGATCACAGGAAAGCTGACGAGAGTCACTACAGAG GATGGCCTACAAGAAGAGTCCGGCGTTCCTGCAGCAAAACTGCTGTCCTACCACGAGGGCATTTTCTGGAGATGTACTTACAGGAAGGACACACgaagagaaaaggagagtgTGTTGAACTTCTGGATCA CCAACCAAGCATCAGAGAAGACGTGCATGCAATCCTACCTGTCACACGTTCCTCCGTCTGGGCAGGCCGATAATATTTTAGCTCCGGATTCAACAACAG TGCACAGGGCCTTCTGGTGTATTTTAGCCATGCTGGGACTCACTGCAGTCGTGATTGGAGTTTTCATCACAATCTGTGGGATTCCAACAGGGAACCGCCGTATTTATGAGGCTGGAGGAGCTTTCTTCATAACTGGTG GTGTCGTGCagctggtgctggtggtgctgtTTGCGGTGTGGGTCCAGGGCTCGTCGTCGTTGGAGCGCTACGTCCAGCAGCGCCGCCTCTCCGCCTGCGCAAACCTCCACCTCGTGGTGTACTATGGCCCGTCCTTCATGCTCGGCCCCGCCGCCTCCTTTTTCTGCGTGCTGTGCGGtctgctgctggtgtgtgtacaTCGGCGCCGCGGGGCGGAGGTCAGCTGTGCACACAGCGAACCACCGTCCACGCACGACCAGTGGGCAACCAGCACACTGTAG